The Syngnathus typhle isolate RoL2023-S1 ecotype Sweden linkage group LG14, RoL_Styp_1.0, whole genome shotgun sequence genome segment aaaaaaagaagtgagtgagcGATATGAGCAAAGTGGAGCTTGTCTGCAATGAATTGTCCAATTTCATTCTGCCTGTTTTGAATCGTGATGTTTATAGAAATGATGAAAATCCGATGTAGGCTAATGTACAGTTTGCCTGTCTTCAGAGTGACATtcgccgaggaagaggaggtggaTGACGACAAAGAAGAGGGTGGCTTACTGGTGGAACTTGAAGAAAAAGATGAGAAGAGAGAGCGTGAAACCAATTTGTGGTTCAGCAAGGTGTCTCCATGCGTTTACCTCACAAGGCAATCCATCAAATGACTCTTTCTTTTCCACCTGTAGATGACCCATGTGATTTGTGTGGTTTTGTAGGATATTTTTTCTGAGATTGAGATGGAAGGAGATGCAGAGAGTGAGATCAGACAGGCACAGTGGCTCCAAAACCAGCAACCAGGTAACATTGAGAAAGAATGATAAATAAGCTGTTTGTATTTGGCTCGTGCTTGTATTTTGGATAAAGAACTTTAAATTGTAACTaccatttttttaatctttttaaaataagtGAATAAGGAAAACCATTAACCAGcagtattctttttttcaagtgcaatacacatttgaaaaatgaaacaaaattccTTAATATTacacttatttatttaatgaacATTAATTTAATGAAacggatgttaaaaaaaatgtgtcctCCTAAAATCTGACAGCAATTTGAAATTATTTATGCACCTGATTATAATTGACATTATGTTCATGAACTTGTAACATTGAAAAAAGGCATATTGTAACATTTTGGAAATCgtgaaatgttttgaaaatgaaagTGTTAAATTTGACCTTGGAAAAATAGCATTGATCTAATTTTGACAATAATCTGttattgcattatttatttattttttctttgaaaGGAAAAGGCATAAAGAGGAAAGCAGAAGAAGtagaggaaaaggaggaggaggctgcTCCAATAGTCGAGGAAGAGGTGGAACCGTCAAAGGAAGCTGTGGAAGACAGTGACAGTGACTCAGATGACAGTGATGATGAAGAGTAATTAAATTGATTTCAATTCTATCATACTAAAGTGGTGCTAGTTTTGCAGCGGGATGGCACATTTTACATaaataagcaataacattacATTTATAATCAATTAATAATAACAAGTTGACTGCTTCTTCTAGACACATTAAAAAGTTGAAGCAGGCAAAGGGCGCCACTGGGAAAGGTCTGggtgacgacgatgatgacgacttCCAGGTCGTTCGAGTGGAAAGCACCAGTGAGTAAAATTTGCCTTTAGGAAATGTGTGAAAAATCTGATTTTGATTAATCGCTATTCACTTTACATGTGTCATTGTGCTCTGCCCACTAAGGTAAGAAAGCACGCATTTTGGATGCTGAAGGCCTTGCCCTTGGTTGCCAGATTGCCACATCCCGGAAGAAAACCAAAGACCTGGTGGACAACTCCTTCCACAGGTGCGTGGGTACGCCAAATACAAATAACCAGTAAGAGCGCCAGCTCTTCATGATATATGTATACAGTCAGTGCAGTATGACAAAACAAGGCTAAAATTGTAAATATGTAACAATATTTGTGTGAGGTTCTTGTATTGTTACATAAAATTGAAGATGAAAGGAGAGGAAAACAGCACAAGTTGATGCTTTTGCAGATTTGCTTCCTCTGATCAGCCTTGGGAAGTACCTGAGTGGTTCCTGAAAGACGAGGTCAAACACCGGAAGAAGCCAGTGCCGGTCACCACGGAGATGGTGGAGGAGTATAAACAGAAGTGGAAGGAGATCAACGCCCGGCCAATAAAGAAAGTTGCTGAGGCCAAGgccaggaagaagaggagggtaAGATCAAGTGAATTGGGTCTTTGGCATCACTACACATTTTTGTTGTAGTTTgtaaaaaagaacatttgttgttttctcatcagatgCTGAAGAAGATGGAGCAGGCTAAGAAGAAAGCAGAGGCTGTTGTGAACACAGTGGACATTTCTGAGAGGGAGAAGATGGCTCAGCTTAAGAGGTTTGGTTTTTTATGGGATAAATGCAACAATGCCCATTTGGCTAATTGTCTTCTTGTTGCTATTATTTCTATCAGTATCTACAAGAAAGCCGGCGTGGGAAAAGAGAAGCGAGAAGTGACATATGTCGTGGCCAAAAAGGGAGCTGGGAGGAAAGTGAAGCGGCCTGCTGGCGTCAAAGGCGTCTTCAGAGTTGTGGACAGTCGCATGAAGAAAGATATGCGTGGGATGCAAAGGAAAGAACAGAAAACAAAGGGCGgcaaaggaaaaggaaaacagGCAAAAGGTAGCCAAAAAGGGGGGAAGACTAAGAAAGGGCGAAAAGACAGATAAATGAGAAATAGGTCCatgaacattttgttttctgtctGATTGAAAGAGCTGTAATCAAATATTGCTTTGGAGGCCTGGTGGGAGTAGTAAAATGTGTTTGCTTTTCTAAGAACAGTGGTTTGTCTGAACTCTCAATTGCAGAAAGTTGAGGTCTGTCATTAAGAAATGTAGCCATTCATTTTTGTAAATAAGATAGACATATTTGCAATAAATTGGTTTTGACGTGATTGTGGAATACTAACCTTTGTGTAACATTTTAGCAGCGTTTGACACCACATATTAGGTGAAACTGACAGTTTTTAGTTTACAAAAATTTAGATATATAAATTGAAGTTcttaaaaatatcaaataactaGTGTTAACATCACGCGATCATGACAGCTGAACCAACATAACAGCTGTGATTTACGACTACTCCAGCGCGTGACTGTCAAAAGATGGCGGTCGCCTGACGTATGATTCGGCTACTAATGCGCTCACTTCCCTGAATGCTTTGCGTGTACACGATGACTCAATAAATACGCGACTGTTGACACCGCCTAATTGACGCAATAAATACGCGACACGCGTCCACTCCGGAATTCCCCTGCACCGGAGACTAAATGCTTTATCTCAGCAATAATCGTGACTAGCAGCATTTAACTAGATTGAGAGGTGGCCGTGAAGTGATAGAGTCGTCACGATGCTCCTTGTCGTCCTGTTCGGTTACCTGACTCTGGCCTCTGGTCAACAGCTGGACGAGGACTGGGTTGACCCATATGACTTGCTCAACTACGACGCTACCACTAAAACCATGAGGAAACCCGCTGAGGTAGAGATATCCACTAATATTCCTACCTGACTAAATAACCGCTATCTTTATGTCTATAAATGCAAATGAAATGTGATGGACTGCTTGCTAATGTCAATTTATTTAACCACATTCTTCGTAGAAACCAGTAAGTGATTTAAATGTCCCAATCTCAAGAAAAGGGCACGACGAATGGGGGCAAGGTGAACTGAAGGTCTGCAACCAACAATTGTCTGATTTACAAACTCAGGTGAGTGGTTGCATACTTTTATAGAAACGCTGTGTACAGAAACTGTGTTTGCATTTTGCTTCTCTTCAGGTTGAAGCCCAAATGACTCGTATGAGACTCAACCCGCAGCAGGCCACATGTAATCCTGTTTTTAAAAGATTCCTGAGCAGACTCCTTAAGGACATACAAAGAATTGAAGAGGTACGTTGTCTTTGCCTGTCGTTGGTGTAGTGTCAACGTACTTTGAAATTttgtcaatttaatatattttttttccacaattcaCTACTACAGTCAGCCACGTACGTATGTTATTGTAGATCAGGCATTCTCAAAAGTCCAAGTCCAGTATGTAATACATATGTACTGATCCTACAAACTTCCCAGCGTGCTCTGAAATGCTCCTTGTAAAGTAGTTGTTGCTCTTTATATGCTTTGCTATGATTATATCTGTGGTTCTTGATGGAAAAATCTCATGAAAGGACGGAATGGACGTACAAAGTAGAATGTGTCATCCTCTATATACGAGGGTGTTACAATAACATTTAGCTGACAATATATTTGACACTGAACTGGAAGAGATAGAACGAAACCTTCTGACCCCCCTTcctcccccacacacactgtCCAGCCCCAAGACTCCGTAAACTATGATGCTACAATTCAACTATCCGGCCAAGCCATGGCCGAGATTCAGACCTTTCTTGATGGGGAAGACGGCTGCAGATCAGGCGCTCTGGACCACGCCATCAGTCAGCTACTGGTAGACCTTCGACGACACGACTACGAGGCTTGGAAGTGGCGCTTTGACGATACCTTTGGTGTCGAGCTGGACACGCTTTTGAAGGTAAGAACGGGGGAGGTCCTGAAGACGTGTGTATTTTTTGTACTCAAAATTTGAAATGATATCCAATTTTCTGTACAGGAATGCAAATCATAACTTTGTTTTTATAAGTCAGATTTTTTTGACAGACATATTTTTTCCAACCTATTGCCATTGTGTTATGACGatgcttgttttctttctttcctatGTTTTCTGCTAGTTGGCCCTATGTATTTTGGTCTTCACGGTCATCATCTGCACTCAGCTGTGGTCTTGCATCTCCTGGCTAGTGCAGTTCAAACGCCTGTTCGCCGTCTGCTtctttgtcagtgttgtctggaATTGGTTATATCTGTACAAGGTGAGTCGAGATACTTGAAACATAGACTTCCTTTTATAGACACTGGTTTTAAGACTTTGTTTTTATCAGATTGCTTTTGCTGAGCACCAAAGGAACATTGCGACGATGCATAGCGTCAACGACAAATGCACTGGGGTAAAGACGATTGACTGGCGCGATAGTTTGAAAGGTATGTTGAAACAACGGCACACGCCACTTACGAGAAGTCTAGATACAAATCATGTGATGATGCAGATGAAAAGAAATAACTTGCTTTGCATCCTTGCAGAGTGGTTCAGAAGCACGTTAACGCTGCAGGATGACCCTTGCAAGAGATACTATGAAGTCCTCATGGTCAATCCTGTTCTGCTAGTACCTCCCACCAAGGTACATGCCGCCAGATAACATTGAatacggataaaaaaaaaatgtcagcagcATTTGACGTCATTCTGCCTGCGGGTCAGCTGAGTCATATCTCGGACTTTGAGCAAGAGGTGGGGCAAATCCTCATTCTCAAGATACAAGTCGACAAACAGCCATTCACACTCATCAGTGATTTCGGATATTTAGTAAATCTAACATGCATTTTTTGAGGAACGATTAAAAGTTCACAACTTTAACAAGTGCTTAAAATGGGTGAAAACAGAAATGACTAAGTCGCAGTGGAGTTATGTGAACGTTTCCTTCTGTGAAGGCAATCTCGGTTACCATCACCACCTTCATCACAGAGCCACTGAAGCACGTCGGCCTGGGGATCAGCGAGTTTCTGAGAGCGCTCCTCAAAGATCTTCCGATCACCCTACAGATTCCTGTTCTCCTCACGATTGTGCTTGCCATTGTGGTAAAGTCACCTGAATTGTTCGCATGTTGAGTCGCACATTGTCCTCCAGTCGGAGAGGGTCAACAAGTCAAGAAAAATCAATGTTACTAAAAGACAAATTGTTCTTTTTAGGTATTCATGTATGGAAGTGTGCAGGCAGTTTTCCAGTACGGCATCACTGCACCTCTACGCCGTGACAGAAGGGATCCCGCCATACCGCCACCGGAGCAGCCTCGTCTCCAGGAAATCGAGGACCGTGGCCACATGGAAGCAGGGGACATGGCGCAGCCTCGTCCACGACGCGATTCAAATGAAGCGCCATTGCACAGGAATCAGCTTTGCAGGTCCCGGCCCAACAAAGCCAGAGAAGGGCCAGCTCGGGTGTTTGTGGAGACTTTGCGCACCGCCGCGTCCTCCCACGTAGATGGGGGAAGGCGTGCGAGACGCGTTGAGGCAGGGCAGGGGGACGAAGCCGATCCTCAAGcggactctgactctgacaacTATGCAGAGGGAGAGGAGGAGCAAAGAGGCGCCGCTGGTGTTTTGCTGTCACAGGTTGACGCCAAAACTAAAGGCACAGACTCTCAGTCCGAACAGACAAAAGACCACGACATCAAAGAGAGGAAGACATCTGGACCTCCAGAGACTCTACCTAAAGATAATGTGCAGATAAAAGCTCAGGTATGTGGTAGTTCCTATTTTGGGGTTATCATTACATCACCGCTATGATGTGTCACAAATAAGCCACAGACAAAGGAAAACAGACTTCTGGGGTTAAACCTTGAGAGGTTCACTCAACCGAAGTCCCACATGACTTGCAGCTGATTTGAACAAGTTTCTTTGGATCTTTGAGAGAGATTcctggttgaattttaaattgtaATACGTCTGGAGTGGTCGACGTAATTATTTTTGGGCAAAACTTTAAGGACCTGGAACTGAGAGTAGGAATTGGACAACACTTCCAATGTTGCATTGCAATACCTGTCTCTGGAGGACTGAAAGGTCTCAACACTTCCAATGTTACATTGCAATACCTGTCCCTGCAGGACCCAAAGGCCTCAACTGGAAACTCGACGCCGCCTGTCTCACTGACAAATGTGGAAACGCTCGGCAGGCCTGTTCAAGAGACGGGATGAAACTACGGTTGGAGCTTGTGGCTTCACCGGTGGGTGTCACAGTGCCAAAATGATGTCATCTGTGCAGAGTTGGAGGCTGAGTAGCTCTTAGCTTTAACAGCTACTTGCTGTTGCAGTAAAGGCTCTTCGAATAGAGACGTCAATACTCTGTATGAATTGCCGACGAACACTGAAGCACTTTAAGCACGTTGAAGAGAACCTGTGGTGCTGAGAAGAAAAATTTGTATCTTTTTTTGGTTACAGTGCACTCTTTGACAAAATAGGAAGTGTCAGttgatgtcattttaaagcaaaattTGAATCAGGAATggtgttcaattttttttttatgtgaatacatttgtttttgtacttTTAGAATTGTATTTTAAGTCTTAAAGGTAGATGCTCAggcatattttcttttcttttttgtataaTTATCGGTGAGGTCGCATGAGACCCAAAATGTAACAGGGAGCTTGCATTTTTGGATTGCTGGTCAGCATAAGGGTGTGAGAATAGATTAGAATTGGAACTGGGGAAATCTACCTGTTATTTGTATGCTTGCTGTAGTGGGATGCTCATCTGTCTATAATATCTCATCAGTCCAGAACAGTGATGTGCTGTACATTTTGTACCCACACCTTCACTGGGGACTTATTCTACATAAcgttttgcaattttttttaacccttttAACATTTAATGATTTCCAGACTGATGCTTCAGTGTCCTTGTGCTTGAACTTGATGGCGGTTTTGGGCTTCAACATTCTAAATTTTAAATTCATAAGCACTAACTACACCCAAGGAGAAAATTGTTGGTACCACCTCCCCGTCAATGAAAGAAATATAAAgacaaaaatgtaataaaattaaagatgTAATCCAACTTTGCACTTGTAAACCAGAAATTGCTTTTGAATTGTGGTTTAGCAGTTTTATCAAAAATGGAACAACTTTATAGAGTGCGCCAGCTGTTTCAGACATATTTCCGTGCCCTCTAAGCCCTGAGAAGCCACAAGAGGGCATTAAAGCCTAAATAATCGGAGATATTTGCCTGAGAGGAAGCAAACCCAGCACCCAACCTTTGATAAATGATAAAAtatatgatgatgatagaactttatttatcccacagcggggaaattaacttgtcacagcagcgtattCTTGCCCTCTTGTACGCTGCGatgacaagtaaatttccccgctgtaGGGTAGATAAAGTTCTAAATCAGCATCATATATTTTTACCCCACGATCAAAAGATACCCTTTGTGGGTCGTTTCTGTGTTAGGGTAATGTCAAACGAATTTACAATGATATTTATGTGTTTGGGGTTGTGTGTTTACAATTAAACCAATTTGTATAAACAATTCtaaatgaattttaaaagctttcaattttttttgttattgtttgacTTGCATTTGGGGGGGCAAAATTGTGGCAGAATTTTTAACATATTGAACACTTTTCGAGCCATTTAATTGTCGCCCACAGATGAATATATAAtttcaaatgaaacaaaaaaagaaacgcaCTGAAACGCTAAAGGTGGGCTCATGAAACTAAAATTGATGTTTGTCGGGGCCCCCTGTGAACTCATTCCACACTCCATTCATCAGATGGGAGGGGCCGCAGATTTTGCCATGAACCCGCTGCTGGCATAACATGAGAAAATATTTAGTGTAAGTAGTAATGAGGTATTAGGAAAAGCAGTGAAGTTATCTTTGATTTTTGGCACTGGAAAGTTTACAGGTCATGGAGGAGTTTGTGACAACATTTAAGGTCAGGTTGGAATGACATTAAAACCTATTAGTGAAACCGGCCTACCACACTTGCTTGTTTATTCCTCGCAATAAATTCCTCATGTCTAATTGTAATTTGCTTTTTTAAATGATAATATTC includes the following:
- the clcc1 gene encoding chloride channel CLIC-like protein 1; translation: MLLVVLFGYLTLASGQQLDEDWVDPYDLLNYDATTKTMRKPAEKPVSDLNVPISRKGHDEWGQGELKVCNQQLSDLQTQVEAQMTRMRLNPQQATCNPVFKRFLSRLLKDIQRIEEPQDSVNYDATIQLSGQAMAEIQTFLDGEDGCRSGALDHAISQLLVDLRRHDYEAWKWRFDDTFGVELDTLLKLALCILVFTVIICTQLWSCISWLVQFKRLFAVCFFVSVVWNWLYLYKIAFAEHQRNIATMHSVNDKCTGVKTIDWRDSLKEWFRSTLTLQDDPCKRYYEVLMVNPVLLVPPTKAISVTITTFITEPLKHVGLGISEFLRALLKDLPITLQIPVLLTIVLAIVVFMYGSVQAVFQYGITAPLRRDRRDPAIPPPEQPRLQEIEDRGHMEAGDMAQPRPRRDSNEAPLHRNQLCRSRPNKAREGPARVFVETLRTAASSHVDGGRRARRVEAGQGDEADPQADSDSDNYAEGEEEQRGAAGVLLSQVDAKTKGTDSQSEQTKDHDIKERKTSGPPETLPKDNVQIKAQDPKASTGNSTPPVSLTNVETLGRPVQETG